In the genome of Drosophila kikkawai strain 14028-0561.14 chromosome 2R, DkikHiC1v2, whole genome shotgun sequence, the window aatggcagctatatgatatagtcgtccgatccgacccattccgacatatatagcagtgagagcatataaaagactatatgcaaagtttcattcagatagctttaaaactgagggactagtttgcgtagaaacagacagacggacagacggacatggctagatcgactcggctgttgaatgcgatcaagaatatatatactttatagaaTGGGAaaagtctccttcactgcgttgcaaacttctgactgaaattataataccctgcaagggtataaaaagaactAGAACAAAGCGCAaagtttactttaaatataaaaataaaacgaaatctATAACTCGAAACAATACTTAATAACCGaataacaaaaatgtaaatgaaaatataagaaagaaagaaaataaaagtaacCGTATTCGAACCCACGCACCTCTGACTGGCAGTCCAATGTCTTAACCACTAGGCTAAATGGCAAGCAGCGCGTGTAGCGACCAGACTCGACCTAGAATCGTGCGGCGGGTATGGATGAGTGTTGTGAGATACTTTACTAACCCACATCTAGATGTCGCTATATTTTGCGGTTATAGAGCCTACATAATTATTAAACTTTACTTcctttaaggggggacatctgagtaactggtcaaaaaaaagccgattttcaagaatttttttttggccaaatgaaaaagcaatcgaaaaatttttaagtaggtttgataatgttatatgtgaagtacaaaatacatttttttttaataaatcgaaaacaaaatggcggctgtgcagcatgtcttcgtaggccctatttttttgaaaggggtccatggccggaaacctaacgtccttaatttttgatctagaacaaaaaatcaaattttgttagattctatatctcaaccgctatcgacacacgtgggatttttttcgatattttgatttttagcaaaatggtaagtgattaaataaaatttttaattttcatgagaaaaaaacgtcacaaaattgttgataaaaaaaaagtaagcaaaaaaaaaaaaaatcctacgtgtgtcgatagccataggtattttgaatatactgtcaaaatttcagatcgatcggttaagatttgttcgagttaggtttccggccaacttaaaaaaagtggttttgagataatcgcgtttaaagttttaaaatcgtatatgattacatgtgaggcatcgccgtagaatggaaaattttgacacttagaaacttttgccggactctatcttttgatatgttatttttaggaccctaaagtatttttaagcaaaaaaaaaattttcgatttttaaaaaaagttactcagatgtccccccttaagtaaatatattcaGTAAGTAGGTATAATTATGTTCATAGTCAAAAAATAAACTCTATATATTCCCCCTAGTTCTGAAAAACACAAACTCTGActtttgattgttttaaacattttaattgaattaattttgtCGTGTGCATGAGctgctataaataaataattacagtACGTTATAAGATAAAATTACAATAGCTTCTGCCGCCTGATTCGGGATTCGAGGAGAAGCGACTTACGTGATAATGCCCTACCAAAGGACCCCCGCTCGCGGGGGGTcccctttaaattaatattgtgTAAAGTAGGACTAAAGCTAGAGTGTAAATGTTATGcaataatttagaaaattatgTACAGCAAATGGGAATAAATTAGGTCCAATCGATCGATTAATACGTTACATGAGCTGTGACTGCTTCGCTTAGTTCGCTTAGTGTGCTGGTTAATCACATTCACTAACTAGTGGTAGGGTTAGGCTATAGTACGGTTAAGATTACGATTATGACGATGGAAGTGCTATCAGCTTGTGGTTCACTGGGCAGTGTTGGGAGGTGACGGGTGACAGGTGACAGGTGAGGTGGAGCAACTGGAATCGTTGCTCGGGTTATGGCCGATGCGCCGATCTCTTGATCTCTCCATAACCGAAGCACGAGTCCGAGTCTCAGTTGGATTCCGCGGAAagtgttggtggtggtggtgctgggcATTCGCTAAGGAGGTCTCTCTGCCCCCGATCCAGTCTAGAACTGCAGTATCTGGTTGATCCAGTCCCGGAACTCGGAGATGCGCGTATACACGCCTGGCTGGTTGGCCTCCGCGCACCCAATGCCCCACGAGATGACGCCGCCCAGGTGGAAGCGCTTATCGGACTCCCTCTGCAGCACCATGGGGCCACCGGAGTCACCTGTGAAAGAGGATCATGCTCAGTAATCCCAGAAATTACATATAATCTGTCAACAACTCACCCTCGCAGGAGTCGTAGCCGCCCTTCTTCCAGCCGGCGCAGATGAAGATGTGCGGGATGTGCTCGATGTAGCCCGCCGAGCGGTACATGGACTCACAGATGGTGTTGTTGATCACCGGCACGGCCACCTCCTGGAGCACGCTGGGCAGCGGTCCGTCCTCGTACAAGCGGCCCCAGCCCGTGACAAAGGCCGTCTGTCCAATGAAGTTCTCGTCGTTGTCCGGCACGCACACAGGTATGATGTTGGGTTGGAAGACGACGGGCTCGTAGAATCTGTTTGGAATGAGAGCGACTTAGTGTTAGATCAAGGATCGAAGTAGGATGAGGTTCCTCACCTGAGCAAAGCCAGATCGTATTCAAAGGTGCGCGGGTCAAACTGGGGATGCGAGGCTACGATCTGGACGCGGCGCTCCTGATAGCCATagggctcctcctcctcggccaGGTCGTACTCGCCCAGGCGCAGCAGCAGATCGGAGGGCGGCACGCTGGAGGAAGTGACACATTCGTAAGGGGGATGGTAAACATTAAGAGGCATCGATTACTCACTTGTCCACACAATGGGCCGCCGTGATCGCCCAGTTCTCGTTCAGCAGGGCCGCTCCGCACTTGTGCAGGTAGGTGGAGGTGCGCCACTGGCGCAGGGAGATCTGCCAGGGCCAGCGACCGAAGGCGGCGTTGGCTCCACCAACGATCCTGGGCTCGGGGAACATGCGACGGCCGCAGACTGGACAGGATAAAAAGCGAGAGCTTGGTTAATAGGCCTGCGTCGGGGGTCACAATTAAAGTAATGGGCCGCCAGGGccttaaacattttaatcaCTCCGCCACGGCACTCAGTCATCTTGGCCGCAGCCCGAAATGTAATGTGCTTTGGCCACGGCCCAGTCCTTGACTTTGGCCATCCGCAAGGCAGGCAGTCAACGGCCTACTTTATGGCCAGCCCAACTCGTTCGCAACTTGGCCCGAACCGAACCAGGCTCGGCTGAGCCGCGTCGCGACTCGTTTCGATTCGTGCATCAAGATTGCTTTTGCCAGCCGCAAATCGGTCAACGGGCTGCTGACGGGACAGCAGGAGGACTCGAGGTCGGGAGGGGATCGGGCCATTGCATTGGCTCCTTTTCTTCTTCGCTGGCCGGCTGGCTGGACTCTGCAGACGACGGCCAGCAAGCAGCAACGTGACCCAAGCGGCACAATGACCGAGGCGATCCCATACACGATGCAGTCATTATTGTAAATGATTGCTGTAAAAATTGTTGCGGACTGTGTCTAGCAGAAGATTCAGCTTAGGAGTGTTCTTACACAGGGAAAAATAATTAGGGAAATTAAGTTGAAACTTAAAATTCACTTCCtttgtaaaataaactaatgGAAGCAGGAAATAACCCCCTTTTAAGGCcaactaaaatcaatttaaaagcaATCACACTCCAGTTTTTCCCCGTGTAACCATTTATGAGCTGGCCCCGGGACTGCATCTCGGAAGATGTCTCCGCTTCTTGGTCTTCAGCCCGATGCTGGCTCAAGGCCAGCGTTTAGccttcaaattgaatttaatggcCACGCACACGTTGGCTTTGTCTTATGGCCAAAGTGAGGCTGAGTGAGCTGCGAGTGTATTAATAGATTTCTTCCCGCAGGAAACAAGTTTTCCCCGCTGCTCCTCTCGATCACTCACCTTCCTTGTAATCGACGCCCTCCAGAGCATTGGCGGGTGCCACGGTGGTGCTGCCAGTGGCCTCAATGGTCGTGGTGTTCGGTTCTTCGCCGCTATAATCGGTGGTTTCACCGGCAGATGTGGTTTCGGgactgctggtggtgctgctgctgatagTACTGCTtatgccgctgctgctggatgCCACCTCGTTGCTCAGCTCAACGGAGGATGATGTAGATGAGGCCAATTCCACGCTGCTCGACGGAGCCTCGGTGGTTTTCACTGTGGTTGGCGTTGCAGTTGTCGtagcttttgttgttgttgttgttgttgatggtgGTTTTGGTGTACTTGTGACTCTTGGCGGCTTCGTGGTCTTGTGCGGCTTGGCCGTGCCGTGCGTCTCCACCTCACTGACACTGGTGGCCACCGAGATGACCACTTTGTCGGTGGCACTGGGAGGGGCTGTAAATAGGAGTGTAAGTATAGTTTTTAAGGAAGAactatgtatatgtatgagtATTTATTAGCCCCTAAGTGGCTTTTGGAAGGGCCGGTTAAGGATTCCAGGATAATGTCATTGCCTAGCAATAGTTATAAAGTTATTTTCgaattatacccttgcaatgaattataattttactCTGAAGGCAGTTGAGGAAGAATTTCCTATCATCTCTGGGCTTTAGTTTCCTATCTAGATTCAAGTTCCCTTTTTGGCGGAGTGTAAACTTACCTGTTGTAGCTCCTGTTTTATTGCTCGCTTCCGGGACTGGGGTGGCCAGTGGCATCCAGTTGGGCGGCGGTGCGGGCTGCCAGTCATTGGAAATGCTGGCATTTGTTGGCGGCTCAGCCTCGACGTCTGTCCAGGTAATTAGGCCGGGTTTCTTGGTGGCTGGCGTTTCGGGAACGCTTAAAGGAGCCTCTGTGGTTAGTAGGGGCTTCACTGTAGTTGTAGTGCTCGGTTtactggttgttgttgttgttgagggGGTTGTTGTAGTGGGTTTGGGGGTAGTTGTTGTCGGAGCTTTGGTTGTAGCTCGGCGAGTGGGTTTCGTAGTGCTGGTAGTGGTTGTTGTTCCAGCTGTGGTGGTGCTCGGCTTCTTCTTGGTCACCAGAAGAGGGGTGGTGCTACTGGGCGAGGTCTTGGGAGGATTACTGCTACTACTGctaatgctgctgctggtatcTGCCGCTGTTGTGGGTTGGCTTGTAGGTTCCGCCAGAAGAGCCGGCACCTTTACAATTTCCCCAGTGGGCTTGGGCTTTGGACGTGGCGCCTGAGTGGTGCGTTCCGGCACCTTAATGGTTGTCCGGTTATTGTTGAGTTCGTCCTTAAATGATGTGCTGCTTGTTGTCGAGCTGGTGGAACTACTGATGCTACTGCTGCTCGTGTGGATCACTGGTCTCCGTGCCGGCACAGTAGTAGCTGTGTTGTTACTCAAAGTGATTGTGGTGCTGCTCGCCAGGCTGTCAATAGGTTTCCTCGTGGACTGCGATCCACTAATTGTTGTGGATGTTGATCCAACGGGCTTCTTGGACGGCGCAGGTCTCCGGCTGGAATGCGTCTTGTGGGGCTTGGGCGTAGTGGTGCGCAGCGGCGGTGTGGGGCGTTGGGTGGTCACAGCGGCTCTGGTTGGTGTTGGAGTTGTGGGTACTGGGGTTGTTgatgtcgtcgtcgttgttggGGGGCTGGTAGGGACTGCTGTGGGTTTGCTGGTCGTCCTGCTAGCCGCTGAACTGCTCGCAGTGGGTCTAGAAGTAAAGTAATGAatgaaatgtttaattaattggatttaaatatatatacttttaattatttatgaagAAAATTACTTAagtatttcttgtttttgacaggaaataaatttataaatacctGGTGTGCCGCCTGGTTGGTGCTGCCGTCGTGGTCGTCTCCTGCTGTTGACGAGTAGGTTCCGTCACTGGCGGAGTCGTGGTCTCCACAATTTGGAAGGTCACAAACTTGGTGGGCACCGAGGTGGTTTCAATGCGCTGCTCCTGCACCACCGGAACCGTAGTTAGCACGGGCTTGGCTGTGGTGGTGCGTCTGCGCGGCGGCTTAACTGTTGGCAGCGACGACGTTGTTGTCGAGGGAGCAGAAGAAGCAGTAGACGAAGGAGAAGCAGGTGCTCCGCTGGGCTTGAAAGTGGTCCGGACCACGAAGTGTGAGTTCTTGTGGGTTGTGTGTGCCAGCGATGGGCGGCGGGTGGTGGAGAGAGTACTGGCCCCAGTAGCGGGCTTGGAGGTGCTCAGATACGACTGGGTAACGTTCTTGAGCAGCTCGTTGGTGGATGACTGAGGGCTCTGGTGGTGGGTAGTGGACAGGCTGCTCTCGGTGGTGAGCTTGAAGAGAGCACTGGTGGGGAGAGTGGTGGATTCATGGGCAAAGTGGGAGATGGTATTCTGGTCGATGCTATTGTCATTGATCTCCGGTGCAAAGAGCGAGGCTTCCTCCTGGGGGTAGGAATAAGATACACATTAGAGTAATCTGGAGGAGATTGAGAGGATTTGTGACTTACCTTCAGGGCACAGCAAGAGCCAAAGTAGAAGCGATCGATGCAGGTGCCCAGGTGGGTGCCATTCTGCTTGATGCAGTCAATGGCGAACATACAGACTCCCGAGCGTCCGGACTTTCGGACAATGCAGGGCAGATGGCGGATATTTCGACCAGATTGGACtgcaagaaaatataaaaagaaatattagtttaagtcatatataatatatttcaagcagcataaaaaaaagatatacctaataattaaaaaagtttatacCGAACTGAAAACTATTATTGTTTAGCTTCTGTCCAGAAATACAACCATCATAATCAGTATAATAGCCCCCCTAATGATGATTATGATGAAGACGATGACAGGGGAGGGCCAGGGAGCACATATGATTCCTATTCCTATTCTGGATCCACCGATTCGAATCGACTGGTCCACACCATTTCCGTTTGCCGGGCCGATTAACGCCTTCGAATTTGTACGCCAATTTGAGCCAGGCCTTTACCGTTAGGCAAACAGTTAACACAAGTGAAAATGAAGTGGCAACAAGCGAAGACGAAGACGAACACATGAACATGAACCCAAAGCCGCGGCCCAAACACGAGGAGAACCCATAAAAGCCGCAAGATCGCTGAAGggcgtcatcatcatcgcatATAAGACCGCCCGATGAGGCAACACAGTAGCCCATCCgcattattgttatttatttatgatttctgCTTTTCTGCGGCCACCGCACTGCGCGCTGCCCCAAGAACCGCCagcatcgtcatcatcatcaccatcgtTGTCGCTGTCGACATTGTGTAATCGAGCCGAGAATTATCCAAGCTCGAGCTTTGAACTTATATAATTGCACAGGCCCCAGCACGGGGCCAAGAGCTTCATGTGGACATAGcatttgtgtttatatattGCTTTTGTTTCCGGCCAGGGACAAAGCCAGCCCTGTTGGCGGTCCTGATACCCccttttggccataaatttaGTTAACAAGCCGACGGAGGCAAGCATTTCGGGCTAAGCGCTTAAAATACTTGCATATAAATAACGCACTTTGCATGCCTGCTGCTCTGCTGCTCTGCTAAATGGAGAGAAAACAAAGCAGGGCATCGTTTGGCTGGCTTAAATACCTTTTTGGAAAGCCTTATCGAAGGTGCGAAAATCTGagatttctttctttttggaaATGGGCCTTATAAATGGAAATAGTCAACAGTTTAAGTCGAGAATCTCTTAAATAATAGAACAAGCATTCATTTATAAGTCATTTGAaagacaaattaaatattcatcaTCTAGCCTCACAATATAAATGTTAGAcaaaaaagtaagaaataaaGTTGCTGTGTCAAAAGTTGATTTATCTGTTTgaggtttttgttttaaactaTTATGCTATACCATTAACAATGATAGTAAAGGCCTGCCCAAGAAGGAAACACAGTTATTTTGCAGTCTATGTTGGTTATTCagaaccaaaaagaaaaaaatatcacAGATATTCTGAAATTcatacattaaatatattaagaaatGCATTCACTTTGtaatgttattattatattctttcttttttagctcAACTTGAATTTAATTCCATTGAAATAGTAACCAATATTCCCTCACTCTTGCAGggtattgaaataaatattgccCACAGCCTTTTTGGCGTTTTGCGTTTATTGAACTTTGGCCGTAAAGTGTCGCGCATTTCTTATGCAATTAACACGAAACTCTGTCATGAGCTCGCTGGCCAGCGCATTTTAGTTCCcgaaacaaaccaaaaaaacagaTGACTCAAGGCACGAACTTGGACGAAGAAGAATCaatcgaaacgaaacgaaatgaaatccATCGAAAGGGGGATTCAGTACCGAGAGACACGGTCACGTTCCATGGATCGTGGCAGA includes:
- the Np gene encoding serine protease filzig, translated to MGAQHTDTDTYTYTAASSEPRAKSRAATSTSPSRMPRPSLVLSLLTVASLLLLTIDATPVFVDNPSLAQFQSGRNIRHLPCIVRKSGRSGVCMFAIDCIKQNGTHLGTCIDRFYFGSCCALKEEASLFAPEINDNSIDQNTISHFAHESTTLPTSALFKLTTESSLSTTHHQSPQSSTNELLKNVTQSYLSTSKPATGASTLSTTRRPSLAHTTHKNSHFVVRTTFKPSGAPASPSSTASSAPSTTTSSLPTVKPPRRRTTTAKPVLTTVPVVQEQRIETTSVPTKFVTFQIVETTTPPVTEPTRQQQETTTTAAPTRRHTRPTASSSAASRTTSKPTAVPTSPPTTTTTSTTPVPTTPTPTRAAVTTQRPTPPLRTTTPKPHKTHSSRRPAPSKKPVGSTSTTISGSQSTRKPIDSLASSTTITLSNNTATTVPARRPVIHTSSSSISSSTSSTTSSTSFKDELNNNRTTIKVPERTTQAPRPKPKPTGEIVKVPALLAEPTSQPTTAADTSSSISSSSSNPPKTSPSSTTPLLVTKKKPSTTTAGTTTTTSTTKPTRRATTKAPTTTTPKPTTTTPSTTTTTSKPSTTTTVKPLLTTEAPLSVPETPATKKPGLITWTDVEAEPPTNASISNDWQPAPPPNWMPLATPVPEASNKTGATTAPPSATDKVVISVATSVSEVETHGTAKPHKTTKPPRVTSTPKPPSTTTTTTKATTTATPTTVKTTEAPSSSVELASSTSSSVELSNEVASSSSGISSTISSSTTSSPETTSAGETTDYSGEEPNTTTIEATGSTTVAPANALEGVDYKEVCGRRMFPEPRIVGGANAAFGRWPWQISLRQWRTSTYLHKCGAALLNENWAITAAHCVDNVPPSDLLLRLGEYDLAEEEEPYGYQERRVQIVASHPQFDPRTFEYDLALLRFYEPVVFQPNIIPVCVPDNDENFIGQTAFVTGWGRLYEDGPLPSVLQEVAVPVINNTICESMYRSAGYIEHIPHIFICAGWKKGGYDSCEGDSGGPMVLQRESDKRFHLGGVISWGIGCAEANQPGVYTRISEFRDWINQILQF